The Bicyclus anynana chromosome Z, ilBicAnyn1.1, whole genome shotgun sequence genome window below encodes:
- the LOC112047835 gene encoding probable 3',5'-cyclic phosphodiesterase pde-5 isoform X2 — protein MTDPSDDTAGAIIEVQDGIVHLTKINEYVPGEVKKKKSRSAFSRFCLPFARCCESRKTDVSIVNHLDHKQETLEAYVMKSVSVDQLESWLEKKVETYRKKTRETHDASIITQGESSTEFFQNLEKQLQQQNIDEHSTVLIFARYIQRAVATDAFRIFKIVSDDSDSSVNCFVMDSLNLLTGGKFVNTDDDIVALVRNVANTQKSIRLSKNTDLAFPKIPTNSLREFGLENEDANYLLYQPLLNSGNTIYVIEMWRIREAYDDKDVQICANIVAALHYIKLFSMKQKESNMSDLLLNVVQAIFRKMVSLDELIKNILKSAQLLVNAERASLFLIDNDNSELVSTVFDLKFDHGQERNLTQPIRMSINQGIAGHVALTGETLNITDAYADKRFNSEVDKATKYKTKSILCMPIKVREKIIGVVEMVNKINNFDFNREDEVAFEKFSIFFGLALYNAKLYDKIKRNEQRFKVALEMLCYHNTCKDQEVKEVQETQNDNWTTFNDFYLDPYEFDHLQKCKAVITMFDDLFGLSSFDSMTVTKFILTVKKNYRTVPYHNFDHGWSVAHAMYVILKNDHEQRFNYNMKLALFVACLCHDLDHRGYNNKYLKDTKSPLAAMYTSSALEHHHFSITVTILQQDGLNIFSKLSSNDYKEILQYMKQCILATDLSAFPNNLSKLNKIVNQNSENQSFNWDIPSNRSLVMDLSMTAADLSASAKPWDIQNKTVKVIFEEFYGQGDKEREAGQTPMPMMDRNKPKQQCVSQVEFFDHICIPCFSMLYKIFPNTKPMYDMALKNFDRWQSMCR, from the exons ATGACAGATCCAAGCGATGACACGGCGGGTGCAATCATTGAAGTACAAGATGGAATCGTTCACCTAACTAAG ATAAACGAATATGTTCCAGGAGAGGTGAAGAAGAAAAAATCAAGAAGTGCTTTTTCAAGATTCTGTTTGCCATTTG CGCGATGCTGTGAATCTAGAAAAACCGATGTTAGTATTGTAAACCACCTTGACCACAAACAAGAAACGTTGGAAGCTTATGTCATGAAAAGTGTGTCTGTGGACCAGTTGGAAAGTTGGTTGGAGAAAAAAGTTGAGACTTATCGG AAGAAGACTAGAGAGACCCATGATGCAAGTATAATAACTCAGGGTGAATCTTCGACAGAGTTTTTTCAA AATCTGGAAAAGCAAttacaacaacaaaatattGATGAACACTCCACTGTACTCATATTTGCTCGCTATATTCAAAGGGCAGTGGCCACAGATGCattcagaattttcaaaatagtgtCCGACGACTCTGATTCTTCAGTGAATTGTTTTGTAATGGATTCATTAaat cTTCTAACAGGTGGAAAGTTTGTTAACACAGATGATGATATAGTTGCATTGGTACGGAATGTGGCAAATACACAAAAGAGCATACGCCTTTCAAAAAATACAGATTTAGCATTTCCTAAAATACCCACAAATTCACTCAGGGAATTTGGTCTTGAAAAT GAAGAcgcaaattatttactttatcaaCCTTTATTAAACAGTGGGAACACAATCTACGTGATTGAAATGTGGCGCATCAGAGAGGCATACGATGATAAAGATGTACAAATATGTGCTAATATTGTAGCTGCTCTTCATTACatcaaattattttcaatgaaaCAGAAGGAAAGCAATATGTCAGATCTGTTACTAAATGTTGTACA gGCGATATTTAGGAAGATGGTATCTCttgatgaattaattaaaaatatattaaaatctgCACAACTTCTTGTTAACGCGGAAAGAGCGTCTTTATTCCTTATAGATAATGATAATTCTGAACTCGTATCGACTGTATTTGACTTGAAATTTGATCACGGACAAGAAAGAAATCTTACACAACCAATCAGAATGTCCATTAATCAAGGAATAGCTGGACATGTAGCATTAACTGGGGAAACGTTGAATATTACCGATGCCTACGCCGATAAAAGATTCAACAG tgAGGTGGATAAGGCAACTAAGTATAAGACAAAAAGTATATTGTGTATGCCTATCAAAGTTCGAGAGAAAATTATAGGCGTTGTTGaaatggtaaataaaataaataacttcgaTTTTAATCGCGAGGATGAGGTTGCATTTGAAaagttttcgatattttttggACTAGCTCTGTACAACGCTAAACTATAtgacaaaattaaaagaaatgaaCAAAGATTCAAAGTGGCGTTAGAGATGTTATGCTACCATAACACTTGTAAAGACCAAGAAGTAAAAGAAGTACAAGAAACCCAGAATGATAATTGGACaacttttaatgatttttacttGGATCCTTATGAATTTGATcatttacaaaaatgtaaagCTGTAATAACAATGTTCGATGACCTTTTTGGGCTATCGTCTTTTGATAGTATGACTGTCACAAAATTTATATTGACGGTAAAAAAGAATTATAGAACGGTACCCTATCACAATTTTGATCATGGATGGTCTGTAGCACACGCTATGTAcgttattttgaaaaatgatCATGAGCAGCGCTTTAACTATAATATG aaactagCGCTATTTGTGGCATGTCTTTGTCACGACTTGGACCATCGAGGCTACAATAACAAATACCTGAAAGATACTAAATCACCATTGGCAGCTATGTATACATCTTCAGCTCTAGAACATCATCATTTCAGTATAACAGTGACAATTCTACAACAG GACGGTCTAAACATCTTCTCCAAATTATCAAGTAACGATTATAAAGAAATTTTGCAATACATGAAACAGTGCATACTAGCGACAGATCTTAGCGCTTTTCCGAATAATTTATCTAAACTAAATAAGATAGTTAATCAAAATTCAGAAAATCAAAGTTTCAATTGGGACATTCCTAGTAACAG ATCTTTGGTTATGGATTTGTCAATGACAGCTGCCGACCTGTCTGCATCTGCAAAACCTTGggatatacaaaataaaactgttAAAGTAATATTTGAGGAGTTTTATGGTCAAGGTGACAAAGAACGCGAAGCCGGCCAGACTCCTATGCCCATGATGGATAGAAACAAACCAAAACAGCAATGTGTTAGCCAG GTGGAGTTTTTTGATCACATATGCATACCGTGTTTTAGTATGCTGTATAAAATCTTCCCTAACACTAAGCCAATGTATGATATGGCTTTGAAAAATTTCGACAGATGGCAATCAATGTGCCGATGA
- the LOC112047835 gene encoding probable 3',5'-cyclic phosphodiesterase pde-5 isoform X3 — MTDPSDDTAGAIIEVQDGIVHLTKINEYVPGEVKKKKSRSAFSRFCLPFARCCESRKTDVSIVNHLDHKQETLEAYVMKSVSVDQLESWLEKKVETYRKKTRETHDASIITQGESSTEFFQNLEKQLQQQNIDEHSTVLIFARYIQRAVATDAFRIFKIVSDDSDSSVNCFVMDSLNLLTGGKFVNTDDDIVALVRNVANTQKSIRLSKNTDLAFPKIPTNSLREFGLENVEDANYLLYQPLLNSGNTIYVIEMWRIREAYDDKDVQICANIVAALHYIKLFSMKQKESNMSDLLLNVVQAIFRKMVSLDELIKNILKSAQLLVNAERASLFLIDNDNSELVSTVFDLKFDHGQERNLTQPIRMSINQGIAGHVALTGETLNITDAYADKRFNSEVDKATKYKTKSILCMPIKVREKIIGVVEMVNKINNFDFNREDEVAFEKFSIFFGLALYNAKLYDKIKRNEQRFKVALEMLCYHNTCKDQEVKEVQETQNDNWTTFNDFYLDPYEFDHLQKCKAVITMFDDLFGLSSFDSMTVTKFILTVKKNYRTVPYHNFDHGWSVAHAMYVILKNDHEQRFNYNMDGLNIFSKLSSNDYKEILQYMKQCILATDLSAFPNNLSKLNKIVNQNSENQSFNWDIPSNRSLVMDLSMTAADLSASAKPWDIQNKTVKVIFEEFYGQGDKEREAGQTPMPMMDRNKPKQQCVSQVEFFDHICIPCFSMLYKIFPNTKPMYDMALKNFDRWQSMCR; from the exons ATGACAGATCCAAGCGATGACACGGCGGGTGCAATCATTGAAGTACAAGATGGAATCGTTCACCTAACTAAG ATAAACGAATATGTTCCAGGAGAGGTGAAGAAGAAAAAATCAAGAAGTGCTTTTTCAAGATTCTGTTTGCCATTTG CGCGATGCTGTGAATCTAGAAAAACCGATGTTAGTATTGTAAACCACCTTGACCACAAACAAGAAACGTTGGAAGCTTATGTCATGAAAAGTGTGTCTGTGGACCAGTTGGAAAGTTGGTTGGAGAAAAAAGTTGAGACTTATCGG AAGAAGACTAGAGAGACCCATGATGCAAGTATAATAACTCAGGGTGAATCTTCGACAGAGTTTTTTCAA AATCTGGAAAAGCAAttacaacaacaaaatattGATGAACACTCCACTGTACTCATATTTGCTCGCTATATTCAAAGGGCAGTGGCCACAGATGCattcagaattttcaaaatagtgtCCGACGACTCTGATTCTTCAGTGAATTGTTTTGTAATGGATTCATTAaat cTTCTAACAGGTGGAAAGTTTGTTAACACAGATGATGATATAGTTGCATTGGTACGGAATGTGGCAAATACACAAAAGAGCATACGCCTTTCAAAAAATACAGATTTAGCATTTCCTAAAATACCCACAAATTCACTCAGGGAATTTGGTCTTGAAAATGTG GAAGAcgcaaattatttactttatcaaCCTTTATTAAACAGTGGGAACACAATCTACGTGATTGAAATGTGGCGCATCAGAGAGGCATACGATGATAAAGATGTACAAATATGTGCTAATATTGTAGCTGCTCTTCATTACatcaaattattttcaatgaaaCAGAAGGAAAGCAATATGTCAGATCTGTTACTAAATGTTGTACA gGCGATATTTAGGAAGATGGTATCTCttgatgaattaattaaaaatatattaaaatctgCACAACTTCTTGTTAACGCGGAAAGAGCGTCTTTATTCCTTATAGATAATGATAATTCTGAACTCGTATCGACTGTATTTGACTTGAAATTTGATCACGGACAAGAAAGAAATCTTACACAACCAATCAGAATGTCCATTAATCAAGGAATAGCTGGACATGTAGCATTAACTGGGGAAACGTTGAATATTACCGATGCCTACGCCGATAAAAGATTCAACAG tgAGGTGGATAAGGCAACTAAGTATAAGACAAAAAGTATATTGTGTATGCCTATCAAAGTTCGAGAGAAAATTATAGGCGTTGTTGaaatggtaaataaaataaataacttcgaTTTTAATCGCGAGGATGAGGTTGCATTTGAAaagttttcgatattttttggACTAGCTCTGTACAACGCTAAACTATAtgacaaaattaaaagaaatgaaCAAAGATTCAAAGTGGCGTTAGAGATGTTATGCTACCATAACACTTGTAAAGACCAAGAAGTAAAAGAAGTACAAGAAACCCAGAATGATAATTGGACaacttttaatgatttttacttGGATCCTTATGAATTTGATcatttacaaaaatgtaaagCTGTAATAACAATGTTCGATGACCTTTTTGGGCTATCGTCTTTTGATAGTATGACTGTCACAAAATTTATATTGACGGTAAAAAAGAATTATAGAACGGTACCCTATCACAATTTTGATCATGGATGGTCTGTAGCACACGCTATGTAcgttattttgaaaaatgatCATGAGCAGCGCTTTAACTATAATATG GACGGTCTAAACATCTTCTCCAAATTATCAAGTAACGATTATAAAGAAATTTTGCAATACATGAAACAGTGCATACTAGCGACAGATCTTAGCGCTTTTCCGAATAATTTATCTAAACTAAATAAGATAGTTAATCAAAATTCAGAAAATCAAAGTTTCAATTGGGACATTCCTAGTAACAG ATCTTTGGTTATGGATTTGTCAATGACAGCTGCCGACCTGTCTGCATCTGCAAAACCTTGggatatacaaaataaaactgttAAAGTAATATTTGAGGAGTTTTATGGTCAAGGTGACAAAGAACGCGAAGCCGGCCAGACTCCTATGCCCATGATGGATAGAAACAAACCAAAACAGCAATGTGTTAGCCAG GTGGAGTTTTTTGATCACATATGCATACCGTGTTTTAGTATGCTGTATAAAATCTTCCCTAACACTAAGCCAATGTATGATATGGCTTTGAAAAATTTCGACAGATGGCAATCAATGTGCCGATGA
- the LOC112047835 gene encoding probable 3',5'-cyclic phosphodiesterase pde-5 isoform X1, translated as MTDPSDDTAGAIIEVQDGIVHLTKINEYVPGEVKKKKSRSAFSRFCLPFARCCESRKTDVSIVNHLDHKQETLEAYVMKSVSVDQLESWLEKKVETYRKKTRETHDASIITQGESSTEFFQNLEKQLQQQNIDEHSTVLIFARYIQRAVATDAFRIFKIVSDDSDSSVNCFVMDSLNLLTGGKFVNTDDDIVALVRNVANTQKSIRLSKNTDLAFPKIPTNSLREFGLENVEDANYLLYQPLLNSGNTIYVIEMWRIREAYDDKDVQICANIVAALHYIKLFSMKQKESNMSDLLLNVVQAIFRKMVSLDELIKNILKSAQLLVNAERASLFLIDNDNSELVSTVFDLKFDHGQERNLTQPIRMSINQGIAGHVALTGETLNITDAYADKRFNSEVDKATKYKTKSILCMPIKVREKIIGVVEMVNKINNFDFNREDEVAFEKFSIFFGLALYNAKLYDKIKRNEQRFKVALEMLCYHNTCKDQEVKEVQETQNDNWTTFNDFYLDPYEFDHLQKCKAVITMFDDLFGLSSFDSMTVTKFILTVKKNYRTVPYHNFDHGWSVAHAMYVILKNDHEQRFNYNMKLALFVACLCHDLDHRGYNNKYLKDTKSPLAAMYTSSALEHHHFSITVTILQQDGLNIFSKLSSNDYKEILQYMKQCILATDLSAFPNNLSKLNKIVNQNSENQSFNWDIPSNRSLVMDLSMTAADLSASAKPWDIQNKTVKVIFEEFYGQGDKEREAGQTPMPMMDRNKPKQQCVSQVEFFDHICIPCFSMLYKIFPNTKPMYDMALKNFDRWQSMCR; from the exons ATGACAGATCCAAGCGATGACACGGCGGGTGCAATCATTGAAGTACAAGATGGAATCGTTCACCTAACTAAG ATAAACGAATATGTTCCAGGAGAGGTGAAGAAGAAAAAATCAAGAAGTGCTTTTTCAAGATTCTGTTTGCCATTTG CGCGATGCTGTGAATCTAGAAAAACCGATGTTAGTATTGTAAACCACCTTGACCACAAACAAGAAACGTTGGAAGCTTATGTCATGAAAAGTGTGTCTGTGGACCAGTTGGAAAGTTGGTTGGAGAAAAAAGTTGAGACTTATCGG AAGAAGACTAGAGAGACCCATGATGCAAGTATAATAACTCAGGGTGAATCTTCGACAGAGTTTTTTCAA AATCTGGAAAAGCAAttacaacaacaaaatattGATGAACACTCCACTGTACTCATATTTGCTCGCTATATTCAAAGGGCAGTGGCCACAGATGCattcagaattttcaaaatagtgtCCGACGACTCTGATTCTTCAGTGAATTGTTTTGTAATGGATTCATTAaat cTTCTAACAGGTGGAAAGTTTGTTAACACAGATGATGATATAGTTGCATTGGTACGGAATGTGGCAAATACACAAAAGAGCATACGCCTTTCAAAAAATACAGATTTAGCATTTCCTAAAATACCCACAAATTCACTCAGGGAATTTGGTCTTGAAAATGTG GAAGAcgcaaattatttactttatcaaCCTTTATTAAACAGTGGGAACACAATCTACGTGATTGAAATGTGGCGCATCAGAGAGGCATACGATGATAAAGATGTACAAATATGTGCTAATATTGTAGCTGCTCTTCATTACatcaaattattttcaatgaaaCAGAAGGAAAGCAATATGTCAGATCTGTTACTAAATGTTGTACA gGCGATATTTAGGAAGATGGTATCTCttgatgaattaattaaaaatatattaaaatctgCACAACTTCTTGTTAACGCGGAAAGAGCGTCTTTATTCCTTATAGATAATGATAATTCTGAACTCGTATCGACTGTATTTGACTTGAAATTTGATCACGGACAAGAAAGAAATCTTACACAACCAATCAGAATGTCCATTAATCAAGGAATAGCTGGACATGTAGCATTAACTGGGGAAACGTTGAATATTACCGATGCCTACGCCGATAAAAGATTCAACAG tgAGGTGGATAAGGCAACTAAGTATAAGACAAAAAGTATATTGTGTATGCCTATCAAAGTTCGAGAGAAAATTATAGGCGTTGTTGaaatggtaaataaaataaataacttcgaTTTTAATCGCGAGGATGAGGTTGCATTTGAAaagttttcgatattttttggACTAGCTCTGTACAACGCTAAACTATAtgacaaaattaaaagaaatgaaCAAAGATTCAAAGTGGCGTTAGAGATGTTATGCTACCATAACACTTGTAAAGACCAAGAAGTAAAAGAAGTACAAGAAACCCAGAATGATAATTGGACaacttttaatgatttttacttGGATCCTTATGAATTTGATcatttacaaaaatgtaaagCTGTAATAACAATGTTCGATGACCTTTTTGGGCTATCGTCTTTTGATAGTATGACTGTCACAAAATTTATATTGACGGTAAAAAAGAATTATAGAACGGTACCCTATCACAATTTTGATCATGGATGGTCTGTAGCACACGCTATGTAcgttattttgaaaaatgatCATGAGCAGCGCTTTAACTATAATATG aaactagCGCTATTTGTGGCATGTCTTTGTCACGACTTGGACCATCGAGGCTACAATAACAAATACCTGAAAGATACTAAATCACCATTGGCAGCTATGTATACATCTTCAGCTCTAGAACATCATCATTTCAGTATAACAGTGACAATTCTACAACAG GACGGTCTAAACATCTTCTCCAAATTATCAAGTAACGATTATAAAGAAATTTTGCAATACATGAAACAGTGCATACTAGCGACAGATCTTAGCGCTTTTCCGAATAATTTATCTAAACTAAATAAGATAGTTAATCAAAATTCAGAAAATCAAAGTTTCAATTGGGACATTCCTAGTAACAG ATCTTTGGTTATGGATTTGTCAATGACAGCTGCCGACCTGTCTGCATCTGCAAAACCTTGggatatacaaaataaaactgttAAAGTAATATTTGAGGAGTTTTATGGTCAAGGTGACAAAGAACGCGAAGCCGGCCAGACTCCTATGCCCATGATGGATAGAAACAAACCAAAACAGCAATGTGTTAGCCAG GTGGAGTTTTTTGATCACATATGCATACCGTGTTTTAGTATGCTGTATAAAATCTTCCCTAACACTAAGCCAATGTATGATATGGCTTTGAAAAATTTCGACAGATGGCAATCAATGTGCCGATGA